One Camelina sativa cultivar DH55 chromosome 3, Cs, whole genome shotgun sequence genomic window carries:
- the LOC109124696 gene encoding uncharacterized protein LOC109124696, translating into MKQCSHGIDGLRTGLSPSARPFAIGSSSSTISLKSEHEDSIWGDYTLDLSFLSSDDQRSGVGDDDSLSNLSRDVEPTKEGLFLVDKIACSGKVLVNPNPVLSKLLPEVLIESSNDVKLGLSCINTTTVRSEKTSVESDQDDSEEDSPCWKGMHSHKTSRRSTDDLSGFRRLNPLAPQFIPSNSKKKLEKCDENGSSSSSSLKKSLSSTFPSSSGEFNLTDPLEDGSNDAAKTSVLTHDVDEIFGFVSSDSTSKTVSVSDSRNEFLPSKRLDPLAPVFVPSSAKLSPSVHEKQGAFETNGIALISLDDKSLNKVKAVTSSREVGHILKSRYGGRDLNSTSSYNPWIESDAGFTEYAKPGSSSNKSHGQRRLNPLARQFSLADTKPKAYDYEKNQAADDLSLVGNTPGLYLPSPYRDHCVVDADLAQSPVYVERVIPNMSRGSSSLISPKAESNFGSTKWFAVEPNPTFSVKGNKDFKHPLPFHVVEAAASSSSSDMDALPGPSPKMDVKKLLTTMHGLSELLTLAHGSDSPNAEELDLVNSTVHNLNLYIKNNIQEHAGNQSVARRNSYDLKLLPNKSKLSIRDLQLPTANNMTVDLDVKRKDKYSVVSRETVPDSRLYQYGATKDNSFGQVVATNGYQQSHQSEEQINQHALFYKSLWLKAEADRCLMVYETSISNPNL; encoded by the exons atgaagcagtGTAGTCACGGAATTGATGGTTTACGAACCGGTCTCTCACCTTCCGCTAGACCTTTCGCaattggttcttcttcttcgaccaTTTCTCTCAAATCTGAACACGAAGATTCCATCTGGGGTGATTATACTTTAGACCTTTCCTTCTTATCCTCTGATGATCAGAGAAGTGGCGTCGGTGATGATGATTCGTTATCTAACTTGTCTCGCGATGTTGAGCCTACCAAAG AAGGATTGTTTTTGGTGGACAAGATAGCTTGCTCTGGGAAGGTTTTGGTAAACCCTAATCCAGTTTTATCGAAATTGTTGCCTGAGGTATTGATTGAGTCCTCAAATGATGTCAAGTTGGGTCTGTCCTGTATCAACACAACAACAGTCAGGTCTGAGAAAACTTCTGTAGAGTCTGATCAAGATGACTCTGAGGAAGACTCTCCTTGCTGGAAAGGAATGCATTCTCACAAGACTTCTAGACGTTCTACTGATGATCTTAGTGGATTTCGTAGATTGAACCCCTTGGCACCTCAGTTTATACCGTCTAATTCTAAGAAGAAACTCGAAAAATGTGATGAgaatggttcttcttcttcttcgtctttgaaGAAGTCTCTGTCTTCAACTTTTCCGTCATCTTCAGGAGAGTTTAACTTAACTGATCCTCTTGAAGATGGAAGCAATGATGCAGCAAAGACAAGCGTCTTGACTCACGATGTGgatgaaatttttggttttgtgtctAGTGATAGTACATCCAAGACCGTGAGTGTGTCTGATTCTAGAAATGAGTTCCTACCATCTAAAAGGTTGGATCCTTTGGCCCCTGTCTTTGTTCCCTCTAGTGCAAAACTAAGTCCTTCTGTTCATGAGAAGCAAGGAGCTTTTGAGACAAATGGAATTGCTCTTATTTCTTTAGATGATAAGTCACTAAATAAGGTCAAGGCGGTGACATCTTCTCGAGAAGTTGGCCATATACTAAAGAGTCGATATGGTGGTCGTGATTTAAATTCAACATCTTCATACAATCCGTGGATTGAATCTGACGCTGGATTTACTGAGTATGCAAAACCAGGAAGCTCCAGCAACAAATCTCATGGTCAGCGGAGATTGAATCCATTGGCTCGTCAGTTCTCTCTTGCAGATACTAAACCGAAAGCATATGACTATGAGAAGAACCAAGCTGCAGATGATTTATCGCTAGTTGGGAATACTCCCGGTTTATACCTTCCTAGTCCTTACAGGGACCATTGTGTAGTAGATGCAGACTTAGCACAATCCCCAGTATATGTGGAACGTGTTATTCCCAACATGTCACGTGGAAGTTCTTCACTTATATCTCCGAAGGCGGAGAGTAACTTTGGGTCTACTAAGTGGTTTGCAGTGGAGCCAAATCCTACATTTTCAGTGAAGGGTAACAAAGATTTTAAGCATCCTCTTCCATTTCATGTTGTAGAAGCTGCAGCAAGTTCATCATCAAGCGATATGGATGCTTTACCAGGCCCATCTCCAAAAATGGATGTGAAGAAACTACTTACAACGATGCATGGACTGTCAGAGTTACTAACGCTTGCACATGGTTCAGATTCACCAAATGCGGAAGAGCTTGATCTCGTTAACAGTACTGTACATAATCTCAACTTGTACATCAAAAACAACATTCAGGAACATGCTGGGAATCAAAGCGTTGCACGACGCAATTCATATGATCTAAAGCTGTTACCTAACAAGAGTAAG CTATCGATTAGAGACCTTCAGCTTCCAACGGCAAACAATATGACTGTCGACCTTGATGTGAAAAGGAAGGATAAATACTCTGTGGTTTCAAGAGAGACGGTCCCAGATTCTCGTTTGTATCAATATGGTGCGACCAAAGATAACAGCTTTGGTCAG GTTGTGGCTACAAATGGATACCAACAGAGTCATCAAAGCGAGGAGCAGATTAACCAACATGCACTGTTCTATAAAAGCTTATGGCTGAAGGCTGAAGCAGACAGGTGTTTGATGGTATACGAGACTTCTATTTCGAATCCAAATCTTTGA
- the LOC104777321 gene encoding nascent polypeptide-associated complex subunit alpha-like protein 5 has product MPGAIVEEKKSQIESIKEQLILEKEDDVFVEEYDDDEDDEDFGGEGEGGYEYSNQSRSEKKSRKALLKLGMKPISDVSSVEFRRAKNVFYVISNPAVYKSPNADTYVFFGEAKLDDLSSQLQTQAAQRFKTLDMTSMLPNDASQASMAPLAEEEDEDDGGFEARDIDLVMTQAGISKAKAVKALKANDGDIVSAIMELTP; this is encoded by the exons atgccAGGAGCAATTGTGGAGGAAAAGAAATCGCAGATTGAATCCATCAAAGAGCAATTGATActcgag AAggaagatgatgtttttgtggAGGAGTACGACGATGACGAAGACGATGAGGACTTCGGAG GTGAAGGAGAAGGTGGATATGAGTATTCAAACCAAAGTAGAAGCGAGAAGAAAAGTCGCAAAGCTCTTCTAAAGCTTGGCATGAAACCTATATCAGATGTCAGCAGCGTGGAATTTAGAAGAGCCAAGAAT GTGTTTTATGTCATCTCGAACCCAGCTGTTTACAAGAGTCCCAATGCTGACACTTATGTCTTTTTTGGAGAGGCTAAGCTCGACGATCTGAGCTCTCAGCTACAAACTCAGGCTGCTCAGAGGTTCAAGACGCTTGACATGACATCCATGCTACCTAATGATGCTTCTCAAGCTTCCATGGCTCCActagcagaggaagaagacgaagatgacgGAGGCTTTGAAGCCAGAGACATTGATCTTGTTATGACCCAAGCAGGTATCTCTAAGGCCAAAGCCGTGAAAGCTCTAAAGGCCAATGATGGAGATATCGTTTCAGCCATTATGGAACTCACCCCTTAG
- the LOC104779049 gene encoding uncharacterized protein LOC104779049 — MGVPIRKSTRRLGKSTGASSSALKSKAPMSSTSQILADPAIGVPIVSVAEIDIVDSPHSPFFLHSADHPSLSLVADRLDETNYNHWCSAMKIALDAKNKLAFIDGSLPRPDEGNPIFRIWSRCNSMVKSWMLNAVSKQIYGSILNFDDATMVWKDLHNRFHMTNLPRTFYLIQQIQDLRQGSMDLSSYYTALKTLWDQLDGSEPTESCFCCRSFNCVSKRNYQEKVNRGRLIKFLAGLNESYSIIRGQIIMKKPLPDIAEVYNILDQDDRQRQFGVSVAPAAFQVGNVVPHPGVMNVIVAPTSAGSINQYRCYKLHGYPPGWKPRKQQFNASPPSQSFAPTPIVAAQVSASVDSNVKRSDGFESLIGNLSKDQLQNFIAYFSSHLTPQASSQTSQTLAPTTEASASGITFSNSTYCFIGVLTIAQYVTNRRSWIIDYGATHHVSHDRSMFNDLDIFVRQHVNLPNGSLVMDPTKGLTIGRGRRITNLYLLDVEEPADSRQLSSCSLNDEIDSAVWHKRLGHTSFSRIDMLSDVLGISKQRNKRVLHCDICQRAKQKKLPFSNRGNICFAPFDLLHIDVWGPFSEPTVEVFLINRTPSPLLENKTPYEKLTNKAPEYEDLRTFGCLCYASTSPKQRTKFEDRAKACVFLGYPAGYKGYKLMDIESNTDSKNQDGALEFFPHICTRVSNIGESSGFSDQGEPLASGRQGESIPEIVPYVFPPAVKVPKRVSRPPGYLQDYQCYSMQESTKHPISQVLSYSKLSDSFCAYVNALTKYPTPTSYSQASKIKEFCDAMDVEIVALKRAHTWDVCSLPPGKTVIGCKWVYIVKLNANGSLERYKARLVAKGYTQKEGLDYVETFSPVARMATVKFLLAFAAPRKWFLDQLDVSNAFLNGDLKEEIYMSLPPGYGPKEGESFPPNAVCKLRKSLYGLKQASRQWFLKLSESLVSLGFQGGTGDDTLFTRKTRDVHMAVLVYVDDIIIASSSSSATVSITMAMKETFKLRDLGPPKYFLGLEVARTSAGIYVCQRKYVLDLLDETGLLGCAPLPIPMDPSDVLNTETGTLLEDVEQYRRLVGKLLYLTFTRPDITFAVHKLCRFTSAPRQPHLNAVY; from the exons ATGGGAGTTCCGATTCGCAAATCCACTCGTCGTCTGGGTAAATCTACTGGTGCTAGTAGTTCTGCTTTAAAATCGAAAGCTCCGATGAGCTCTACCTCTCAGATTTTGGCAGATCCAGCTATTGGTGTTCCGATCGTCTCTGTTGCTGAGATCGATATTGTGGATAGCCCACACTCACCGTTTTTTCTTCACAGTGCCGATCATCCAAGCTTGTCTCTTGTTGCAGATCGGTTAGACGAAACAAACTACAACCATTGGTGCTCAGCGATGAAGATCGCTCTTGATGCAAAGAACAAACTCGCTTTCATCGATGGTTCTCTTCCTCGTCCCGATGAAGGTAATCCTATCTTTCGGATCTGGTCTAGATGCAACAGTATGGTCAAATCATGGATGTTGAACGCTGTTTCTAAACAAATCTATggtagtattttgaattttgatgatgCTACTATGGTTTGGAAAGATTTGCACAATAGATTTCATATGACAAATTTGCCAAGAACTTTCTACTTGATTCAGCAAATTCAAGATCTGCGTCAAGGTTCTATGGATCTTTCTAGCTATTATACAGCTTTGAAAACTCTATGGGACCAACTTGATGGCAGTGAACCTACAGAATCTTGCTTTTGCTGTCGTTCTTTCAACTGCGTAAGTAAACGCAACTATCAAGAAAAGGTAAACCGAGGACGTCTCATTAAGTTTCTTGCTGGTTTAAATGAGTCATACTCTATTATCAGAGGTCAGATCATCATGAAGAAGCCTTTGCCTGATATAGCTGAGGTCTATAACATTTTAGACCAAGATGATAGACAAAGGCAATTTGGAGTGAGTGTTGCACCAGCTGCTTTTCAGGTTGGGAATGTTGTGCCACATCCTGGAGTGATGAATGTCATTGTTGCTCCCACCTCTGCTGGCTCTATCAATCAAT ATCGTTGCTACAAGTTACATGGTTATCCACCTGGCTGGAAACCGAGGAAACAACAGTTTAATGCCTCTCCACCCTCTCAATCGTTTGCTCCTACTCCCATTGTTGCAGCTCAAGTTTCTGCTTCTGTTGATTCCAACGTTAAAAGATCTGATGGTTTTGAGAGCCTTATTGGGAATTTATCCAAGGACCAGTTGCAAAATTTCATTGCATACTTTAGTTCTCATCTCACTCCTCAAGCTAGCTCTCAGACTTCTCAGACTCTAGCACCAACAACTGAGGCTTCTGCTTCCGGTATAACCTTCTCTAACTCTACCTATTGTTTTATTGGGGTGTTAACTATTGCTCAATATGTGACAAATAGAAGGTCTTGGATCATTGATTATGGTGCCACTCATCATGTTAGTCATGATCGGAGTATGTTTAATGACCTTGATATATTTGTTCGTCAGCATGTTAATCTTCCCAATGGAAGTTTGGTTATG GATCCTACCAAGGGATTGACGATTGGAAGAGGTAGACGGATTACAAATCTTTATCTCTTGGATGTTGAAGAACCTGCAGATTCAAGACAACTATCTTCTTGTAGTTTGAATGATGAAATAGATTCGGCTGTTTGGCATAAGAGACTTGGTCACACTTCTTTTTCTCGGATTGATATGCTTAGTGATGTTCTTGGGATTTCTAAACAAAGGAATAAAAGAGTTTTACATTGTGATATTTGTCAAAGagcaaaacagaagaaattaCCGTTTTCTAATAGAGGCAATATTTGTTTTGCACCCTTTGACTTGCTTCATATTGATGTTTGGGGTCCATTCTCAGAGCCAACAGTAGAAG TCTTCCTCATCAACAGAACACCATCACCactattagaaaataaaactccATATGAGAAGCTTACTAACAAAGCACCAGAGTATGAAGATTTGAGGAcatttggttgcttatgttatGCAAGCACTTCTCCAAAACAGcgaactaaattcgaagatagAGCCAAGGCATGCGTCTTCTTGGGATATCCTGCAGGATATAAGGGTTATAAACTGATGGATATTGAGAGCAATACT gaTTCTAAGAATCAAGATGGTGCACTAGAATTTTTCCCTCATATTTGCACTCGTGTTTCAAACATTGGTGAATCATCTGGGTTTTCTGATCAGGGGGAACCACTTGCGTCTGGTAGACAGGGGGAATCAATTCCAGAGATAGTACCATATGTTTTTCCTCCTGCGGTTAAGGTGCCTAAAAGAGTTTCTCGACCTCCTGGTTATCTTCAAGACTATCAGTGTTACTCTATGCAAGAATCTACAAAGCATCCTATTTCACAGGTCTTATCCTACTCCAAACTCTCTGATTCTTTCTGTGCTTATGTCAACGCTCTTACCAAATACCCTACACCAACTAGTTACTCTCAAGCTAGTAAAATCAAAGAGTTTTGTGATGCTATGGATGTTGAGATAGTGGCTTTAAAACGAGCACACACGTGGGATGTTTGTTCTCTTCCTCCTGGTAAGACCGTCATTGGTTGTAAATGGGTATACATTGTTAAGTTGAATGCAAATGGGAGTTTAGAACGATATAAGGCTCGACTAGTGGCAAAGGGATATACTCAAAAGGAGGGTCTTGACTACGTTGAAACCTTCTCTCCCGTTGCTCGAATGGCCACTGTTAAGTTTTTACTGGCATTTGCGGCGCCTAGAAAATGGTTCCTTGATCAGCTTGATGTTTCAAATGCATTTCTTAATGGAGATTTAAAAGAAGAGATTTATATGAGTTTACCTCCTGGTTATGGTCCTAAAGAAGGAGAATCGTTTCCACCAAATGCTGTTTGCAAGCTTCGCAAGTCCCTATATGGCCTTAAACAAGCCTCACGACAATGGTTCTTGAAGCTCTCTGAATCTTTAGTTTCTTTGGGTTTTCAGGGTGGTACTGGTGATGATACACTGTTTACAAGAAAGACTAGAGATGTGCACATGGCAGTGTTGGTATATGTCGATGATATCATCATAGCAAGCAGTTCCTCTAGTGCTACTGTTTCTATCACCATGGCCATGAAGGAGACTTTTAAGTTGAGAGATTTAGGTCCacctaaatattttttgggtcTTGAAGTTGCAAGGACCTCGGCTGGTATATATGTTTGTCAACGTAAATATGTTTTGGACTTATTGGATGAGACAGGACTATTGGGGTGTGCACCATTACCTATTCCCATGGATCCTAGTGATGTCTTAAACACTGAAACGGGGACGTTATTGGAAGATGTGGAACAATATCGTCGGCTGGTTGGTAAGCTTCTGTATCTCACATTCACTCGGCCTGACATTACTTTTGCGGTTCACAAGTTGTGCCGATTCACCTCTGCTCCACGACAACCTCACTTGAATGCTGTCtattga
- the LOC104777323 gene encoding uncharacterized protein LOC104777323 codes for MLLVTVLAEMMKEYTVVLAGVLEHLFSQAPFPRRFRLHILYSLPFHNSSSAPLTLLLPSPPPPYYSRSSST; via the coding sequence atgttgCTAGTGACTGTTTTGGCTGAGATGATGAAAGAGTACACGGTGGTGCTGGCCGGAGTTCTGGAGCATCTCTTCTCTCAAGCACCTTTTCCTAGGAGATTCCGACTTCATATTCTATACTCTCTCCCTTTTCATAACTCTAGTTCCGCTCCTctcactcttctccttccttctcctCCCCCTCCTTATTATTCTCGTTCTTCTTCtacataa